One Campylobacter lari genomic window carries:
- the modB gene encoding molybdate ABC transporter permease subunit, with translation MTQLLLSIDWTPFLVSIKLSIITCIILFCFCILLAWVFTFKQFRAKKILETIITLPLVLPPSVVGFYLLILFSKYSFFGEFLEKYFNITLAFTFEGLVIASCIYSLPFMFNPLYNAMSLISKNIIEASFSLGKNSFITLFKVILPSIKPAILSALVISFAHTMGEFGIVLMIGGSLSGETKVASIAIYESMENLDFATAHIYSLILLIFSFVVLLSVNLLKNK, from the coding sequence ATGACGCAATTATTATTAAGTATAGATTGGACACCTTTTTTAGTTTCCATAAAACTTTCTATTATTACTTGTATAATTTTGTTTTGTTTTTGCATACTTCTTGCTTGGGTTTTTACTTTTAAGCAATTTAGAGCAAAAAAAATTCTAGAAACTATAATAACCTTACCTTTAGTTTTACCACCATCTGTTGTTGGTTTTTACTTATTGATTTTATTTTCAAAATACTCTTTTTTTGGAGAATTTTTAGAAAAATATTTTAATATCACTTTAGCTTTTACTTTTGAAGGCTTGGTAATAGCAAGTTGCATTTACTCTTTACCTTTTATGTTTAATCCTTTATATAATGCAATGTCTTTAATTTCTAAAAATATTATAGAAGCAAGTTTTTCTTTGGGAAAAAATTCTTTCATCACACTTTTTAAAGTAATCTTACCAAGTATCAAACCGGCTATACTCAGCGCTTTAGTAATAAGTTTTGCACATACTATGGGTGAGTTTGGTATAGTATTAATGATAGGTGGTTCTTTAAGCGGAGAAACAAAAGTGGCTAGTATTGCTATATATGAAAGTATGGAAAATTTAGATTTTGCCACAGCTCATATTTATAGTCTCATACTTTTAATTTTTAGTTTTGTTGTTTTGTTAAGTGTAAATTTGTTAAAAAATAAATAA
- a CDS encoding saccharopine dehydrogenase family protein, which produces MKNLLIIGAGGVSRVATVKCAMNSDVFSKITLASRTKSKCDEIAAFIKERLGIEIQTEQIDADDTSAVVELIKKTGAEILLNVALPYQDLALMDACIQTNIHYVDTANYEHPDLAKFEYKEQWLRNDKFKQAGILGLLGSGFDPGVTNVFCAYAQQNLFDEIHYIDILDCNAGDHGYAFATNFNPEINLREVSAKGRYWENGKWIETEPMEIKMEWDYPEVGVKDSYLLYHEELESLVKNIKGLKRIRFFMTFGQSYLTHMKCLENVGMLGIKPVMHQGREIIPIEFLKTLLPDPASLGPRTKGYTNIGCVIRGVKNGKDKQVYIYNVCNHEECFKETGAQAVSYTTGVPAMIGTKLIAKGIWQGKGVFNMEEFDAKPFMDELNTQGLPWKIIEMEPNLGK; this is translated from the coding sequence ATGAAAAATCTTTTAATTATAGGTGCAGGTGGTGTAAGTCGCGTTGCAACTGTAAAATGTGCAATGAATAGTGATGTTTTTAGTAAAATAACTCTAGCAAGTAGAACTAAAAGTAAATGTGATGAAATAGCAGCTTTTATAAAAGAGCGTTTAGGTATAGAAATTCAAACTGAGCAAATAGATGCAGATGACACATCTGCTGTTGTAGAGCTTATTAAAAAAACAGGAGCTGAAATTTTATTAAATGTGGCTTTGCCTTATCAAGATCTTGCTTTAATGGATGCGTGTATTCAAACTAATATTCACTATGTAGATACTGCAAATTATGAACATCCTGATTTAGCTAAATTTGAATATAAAGAACAATGGTTAAGAAATGATAAGTTTAAACAAGCAGGAATTTTAGGACTTTTAGGAAGTGGTTTTGATCCAGGTGTTACTAATGTATTTTGTGCTTATGCGCAACAAAATTTATTTGATGAAATTCATTATATTGATATACTAGATTGTAATGCAGGTGATCATGGATATGCCTTTGCAACTAATTTTAACCCTGAGATAAATTTAAGAGAAGTATCTGCTAAGGGTCGTTATTGGGAAAATGGAAAATGGATAGAAACTGAACCTATGGAAATAAAAATGGAGTGGGATTATCCTGAAGTAGGAGTAAAGGATAGTTATTTGCTTTATCATGAAGAGCTTGAAAGTTTAGTAAAAAATATCAAAGGTCTAAAAAGAATAAGATTTTTTATGACTTTTGGACAAAGTTATTTAACTCATATGAAATGTCTTGAAAATGTTGGTATGCTAGGTATTAAACCTGTTATGCATCAAGGTAGAGAGATAATACCAATAGAATTTTTAAAAACTTTACTTCCTGATCCTGCTAGTTTGGGTCCTCGTACTAAAGGTTACACTAATATAGGTTGTGTAATCCGTGGTGTAAAGAATGGAAAAGATAAGCAAGTTTATATTTACAATGTTTGTAATCACGAAGAATGCTTTAAAGAAACTGGTGCACAAGCTGTAAGCTATACTACAGGTGTCCCTGCTATGATAGGTACGAAATTAATTGCTAAAGGAATTTGGCAAGGAAAAGGTGTGTTTAACATGGAAGAATTTGACGCCAAACCTTTCATGGATGAGTTAAATACTCAAGGACTTCCTTGGAAAATTATAGAAATGGAGCCAAATTTAGGAAAATAA
- the putP gene encoding sodium/proline symporter PutP, producing MNLQSVEFSYPIIITFITYAFLMLFIGFYFYKKNQNSKDYFVGNASMGPVISALSAGASDMSSWLLMAFPGALYAAGLGQIYIAIGLSFGMFLNWTFVAKRLKIFSQIAKECITIPDFFESRFHDDRHILRSICAVVILVFFTIYISAGLVSGAKLFESVFNLPYIFALSIGFLVIVLYTFLGGYKAVCWTDMIQGLLMMSSLIIIPFVMIFELGGFGEAFSTINDVKPQAFGLDGGGWLVVASTLAWGLGYFGQPHILIRFISIKNVKEIPTATFIGITWMVISLFGAAMIGFLGIAYIAKFDLTLNDPERIFIVMSQVLFNPWVAGILLSAILAAIMSTASSQLLVCASSLVQDFYTQILKRKTNDKNITLLSRLGVLIVACIAFTLSLDTQSQILSIVSYAWAGFGASFGSVILFSLFYKNMSKEGAIAGMVSGALTVVFYKHFGSNFIEIYEIIPGFLVASCFIMIFSIIFKAKKHTIKHYEKMLKEI from the coding sequence ATGAATTTACAAAGTGTGGAATTTTCTTATCCTATTATTATTACTTTTATTACCTATGCATTTTTAATGCTTTTTATAGGTTTTTATTTTTACAAAAAAAATCAAAATAGTAAAGATTATTTTGTTGGAAATGCATCAATGGGACCTGTAATATCTGCCTTAAGTGCAGGTGCTTCTGATATGAGTAGTTGGCTTTTAATGGCTTTTCCTGGTGCTTTATACGCAGCTGGATTGGGACAAATTTATATAGCCATAGGTTTAAGCTTTGGTATGTTCTTAAACTGGACCTTTGTTGCTAAAAGATTAAAGATTTTTTCTCAAATAGCCAAAGAATGTATTACAATTCCTGATTTTTTTGAAAGTCGCTTTCATGATGATAGACATATTTTAAGAAGTATTTGTGCGGTAGTTATTTTAGTATTTTTTACTATTTACATTAGTGCTGGATTAGTAAGTGGTGCTAAACTTTTTGAAAGTGTATTTAATTTGCCTTATATTTTTGCATTAAGTATTGGATTTTTAGTTATTGTTTTATATACTTTTTTAGGTGGCTATAAAGCCGTATGCTGGACTGATATGATACAAGGACTTTTAATGATGAGTTCATTAATCATCATTCCTTTTGTGATGATTTTTGAACTTGGCGGCTTTGGCGAAGCTTTTTCTACTATAAATGATGTAAAACCTCAAGCTTTTGGTTTAGATGGTGGTGGTTGGCTAGTGGTAGCATCAACCTTGGCCTGGGGACTTGGATATTTTGGCCAACCTCATATTTTAATTCGCTTTATTTCTATAAAAAATGTAAAAGAAATTCCTACTGCGACTTTTATAGGCATAACTTGGATGGTAATTTCTCTATTTGGTGCTGCCATGATAGGATTTTTAGGTATTGCTTATATAGCTAAATTTGATCTTACTTTAAATGATCCTGAAAGAATATTTATTGTAATGTCTCAAGTGCTTTTTAACCCTTGGGTGGCTGGAATTTTACTCAGTGCAATTTTAGCAGCCATTATGAGTACTGCAAGTTCTCAATTGCTAGTATGCGCTTCTAGCTTGGTGCAAGATTTTTATACACAAATCTTAAAAAGAAAAACAAATGATAAAAATATTACTTTGTTGTCACGCTTAGGTGTTTTGATTGTAGCGTGTATAGCTTTTACACTTTCACTTGATACTCAAAGTCAAATTTTAAGCATAGTCTCTTATGCTTGGGCAGGTTTTGGAGCTAGTTTTGGAAGCGTTATTTTATTTTCTTTATTTTATAAAAATATGAGCAAAGAAGGTGCAATAGCTGGAATGGTTAGCGGGGCTTTAACTGTTGTATTTTATAAGCATTTTGGTTCAAATTTTATAGAAATTTATGAAATCATTCCTGGATTTTTAGTCGCAAGTTGTTTTATTATGATTTTTAGTATAATATTTAAAGCAAAAAAACACACAATAAAACATTATGAAAAAATGCTGAAAGAAATTTAA
- a CDS encoding putative transporter: protein MFKSFFYSKKWALWAYLGLFFLLSSLLAQTSINVAINEWYKEFYDVLQDAKNHSINDFYHFIKQFLYLALPYVLIATITQYFGSIYAFKWREAMTFDYIKFWQKKDDNIEGSSQRIQEDIYNFSKIIESLGLAFVKAIMTLVAFVPILWMLSAHVNLPILKDINGSLVWIAFLVSLGGLVISWFVGIKLPGLEYNNQKAEAAFRKELVFAEDDRKNYASDESILSLFTGLKINYKRLFLHYGYFNIWLYLFEQIMVIVPFLIMAPSLFLGLIQLGIIIQVGNAFDQVRSSFSIFITNWTTITQLRSIYKRLDEFEKNIEYRKH from the coding sequence ATGTTTAAATCTTTTTTTTATTCTAAAAAATGGGCTTTATGGGCTTACTTGGGTCTGTTTTTTTTATTGTCTTCTTTATTAGCACAAACCTCTATTAATGTAGCAATAAATGAATGGTATAAAGAATTTTACGATGTTTTACAAGATGCAAAAAATCATAGCATAAATGATTTTTATCATTTTATTAAACAATTTTTATATTTAGCACTGCCTTATGTATTAATCGCTACTATCACGCAATATTTTGGAAGCATATATGCTTTTAAATGGCGCGAGGCTATGACTTTTGATTATATTAAATTTTGGCAAAAAAAAGATGATAACATAGAAGGCAGTTCGCAAAGAATTCAAGAAGATATCTATAATTTTTCAAAAATCATAGAAAGTTTAGGGTTAGCTTTTGTCAAAGCAATTATGACTTTAGTTGCTTTTGTACCAATTTTATGGATGTTAAGCGCACATGTTAATTTACCTATCTTAAAAGATATTAATGGCTCTTTAGTATGGATTGCATTTTTGGTTTCTTTAGGAGGTTTAGTTATATCATGGTTTGTAGGTATAAAACTACCTGGACTAGAATATAACAATCAAAAAGCCGAAGCTGCTTTTAGAAAAGAACTTGTTTTTGCTGAAGATGATAGAAAAAATTATGCAAGCGATGAAAGTATTTTAAGTTTATTTACCGGGCTTAAAATCAATTATAAAAGATTATTTTTACATTATGGGTATTTTAATATATGGCTTTATTTATTTGAGCAAATCATGGTTATAGTACCCTTTTTAATCATGGCTCCAAGTTTATTTTTAGGACTTATACAACTTGGAATTATCATACAAGTTGGTAATGCTTTTGACCAGGTTAGATCTTCATTTAGCATTTTTATCACCAACTGGACAACTATCACACAGCTTCGTAGTATTTACAAGCGTTTAGATGAATTTGAAAAAAATATAGAATATAGAAAACATTAA
- a CDS encoding hemolysin family protein, with amino-acid sequence MDPSQSLDLNQTLPTVASIDIGYSTFMILVALALVLLNGFFVLSEFAIVKVRRSKLEEMVKEKKRNAKKALEVTSKLDTYLSACQLGITLSSLALGWIGEPAIAKILEVPLANLGLAPALIHTIAFIIAFAIITLLHVVLGELVPKSIAIAIADRAVLWVARPLHLFWLLFLPFIKTFDFLAAVSLKIIGIKPAKEHELSHSEEEIKFIASESQKGGVLDEFETEIIRNAVDFSDTVAKEIMTPRKDMICLNKQKSYEENMQIVCQYKHTRFPYIDGSKDIILGMVHIRDIMQNELSKDKKNLDDFLIKMILVPENISISKVLFMMNKEQVHTALVVDEYGGTAGLLTMEDIMEEIVGDINDEHDDSSPHFKKLAENIYEFQGRYEISEVEEMLDIRFNEELEQVTIGGYVFNLLGRLPVVGDRIEDEFCYYEVKKMDGNSIERIKVVRKNTDEEE; translated from the coding sequence TTGGACCCCAGTCAATCTTTAGACTTAAATCAAACACTACCTACTGTTGCCTCTATTGATATAGGCTATTCTACTTTTATGATTCTTGTTGCATTAGCTTTAGTGCTTTTAAATGGATTTTTTGTTTTATCTGAATTTGCTATTGTTAAAGTGCGTAGATCAAAACTTGAAGAAATGGTAAAAGAGAAAAAACGCAATGCAAAAAAAGCTTTGGAAGTCACTTCAAAACTAGATACTTATTTAAGTGCTTGCCAACTTGGTATTACGCTAAGCTCTCTTGCTCTTGGTTGGATAGGCGAACCTGCTATTGCTAAAATTCTTGAAGTTCCTCTAGCAAATTTAGGTTTAGCTCCAGCATTAATCCATACCATAGCATTTATTATTGCTTTTGCTATTATCACATTATTGCATGTTGTGCTAGGCGAGTTGGTCCCAAAAAGCATTGCTATAGCCATTGCAGATAGAGCTGTTTTATGGGTTGCAAGACCATTGCATTTGTTTTGGTTACTTTTCTTACCTTTCATTAAAACATTTGACTTTTTAGCTGCAGTTTCTTTAAAAATTATAGGTATAAAACCTGCCAAAGAACACGAATTAAGTCACTCTGAAGAAGAGATTAAATTTATTGCGAGTGAAAGCCAAAAAGGTGGAGTTTTGGATGAATTTGAAACTGAAATCATACGCAATGCTGTCGATTTTTCAGATACAGTAGCAAAAGAAATCATGACACCTAGAAAAGATATGATTTGTCTTAATAAACAAAAAAGCTATGAAGAAAATATGCAAATAGTTTGTCAGTATAAACATACACGCTTTCCATACATAGATGGTTCTAAAGATATCATTTTAGGTATGGTGCATATTAGAGACATTATGCAAAATGAACTTAGCAAAGATAAGAAAAATTTAGATGATTTTCTAATCAAAATGATCCTAGTTCCAGAAAATATCAGCATATCTAAAGTTCTTTTCATGATGAATAAAGAACAAGTACATACAGCATTAGTAGTAGATGAATATGGCGGAACCGCTGGTCTTTTAACTATGGAAGATATTATGGAAGAAATTGTTGGTGATATTAACGATGAGCATGATGATTCTAGTCCACATTTTAAAAAGCTTGCAGAAAACATTTATGAATTTCAAGGAAGATATGAAATTAGTGAAGTAGAAGAAATGCTTGATATACGCTTTAATGAAGAATTAGAACAAGTCACTATAGGTGGATATGTTTTCAATCTTTTAGGACGCTTACCGGTGGTTGGAGATAGAATAGAAGATGAATTTTGCTACTACGAAGTCAAAAAGATGGATGGAAATAGCATAGAACGCATTAAAGTTGTACGCAAAAATACTGATGAAGAAGAGTAA
- a CDS encoding pyridoxamine 5'-phosphate oxidase family protein, with translation MQLHDEINQFMQECKSIMISSLNLNNQTICSYTPIIKNKNDFYIYISEIAEHFEGVKYNNKNIEIMFIQDEKDCISIFARKRLKFRVESVEITRDNQLFEQVLNTYENEDNKEIIQVIKNMQDFHLFQLILKNGRYVKGFGKAYEINEGAINLINSKGHK, from the coding sequence ATGCAACTACATGATGAAATTAATCAATTTATGCAAGAATGCAAAAGCATTATGATATCGTCTTTAAATTTAAACAATCAAACCATATGTTCATATACTCCTATTATAAAAAACAAAAATGACTTTTATATTTATATTAGTGAAATTGCCGAACACTTTGAAGGAGTAAAATACAATAATAAAAACATAGAAATTATGTTTATACAAGATGAAAAAGATTGCATATCAATCTTTGCAAGAAAAAGACTTAAATTTAGAGTAGAGAGTGTAGAAATAACAAGAGATAATCAGCTATTTGAGCAAGTATTAAATACTTATGAAAATGAAGACAATAAAGAAATAATTCAAGTCATTAAAAATATGCAAGATTTTCATTTATTTCAACTTATACTGAAAAATGGAAGATATGTTAAAGGTTTTGGAAAGGCATATGAAATTAATGAAGGAGCAATTAATTTAATTAATTCAAAAGGACATAAATAA
- the fusA gene encoding elongation factor G yields MSRSTPLKRVRNIGIAAHIDAGKTTTSERILFFTGMSHKIGEVHDGAATMDWMEQEKERGITITSAATTCFWKNHQINLIDTPGHVDFTIEVERSMRVLDGAVAVFCSVGGVQPQSETVWRQANKYGVPRIVFVNKMDRIGANFFNVEEQIKNRLKGNPVPLQIPIGAEDNFKGVIDLITMKALVWEDENKPTDYVEKEIPAELKEKAEEYRTKMIEAVSETSDELMEKYLGGEELTQEEIKAGIKAGCLSLSMVPMLCGTAFKNKGVQPLLDAVVAYLPAPDEVANIKGEYEDGTEVSVKSTDDGEFAGLAFKIMTDPFVGQLTFVRVYRGSLESGSYAYNSTKDKKERIGRLLKMHSNKREEIKTLYAGEIGAVVGLKDTLTGDTLASEKDKVILERMDFPDPVISVAVEPKTKADQEKMSIALNKLAQEDPSFRVSTDEESGQTIISGMGELHLEIIVDRMLREFKVEAEVGQPQVAYRETIRKTVEQEYKYAKQSGGRGQYGHVFLRLEPLEPGSGYEFVNDIKGGVIPKEYIPAVDKGVQEALQNGVLAGYPVEDVKVTVYDGSYHEVDSSEMAFKLAASMGFKEGARKAGAVILEPMMKVEVETPEEYMGDVIGDLNKRRGQVNSMDERGGNKIITAFCPLAEMFGYSTDLRSQTQGRATYSMEFDHYDEVPKNVSEEIIKKRNG; encoded by the coding sequence ATGTCAAGAAGTACTCCTTTAAAAAGAGTTAGAAATATAGGTATCGCAGCTCATATTGATGCAGGTAAAACAACTACTAGTGAGAGAATTCTTTTCTTTACAGGTATGAGTCATAAAATTGGTGAGGTGCATGATGGTGCAGCTACAATGGACTGGATGGAGCAAGAAAAAGAAAGAGGTATCACAATTACTTCTGCTGCTACAACTTGTTTTTGGAAAAACCATCAAATTAATCTTATAGACACTCCAGGTCACGTTGACTTTACAATCGAAGTTGAAAGATCAATGCGTGTTTTAGATGGTGCAGTTGCGGTGTTTTGTTCAGTAGGTGGAGTTCAACCACAATCAGAAACCGTATGGAGACAAGCTAATAAATACGGTGTTCCAAGAATTGTTTTTGTAAATAAAATGGACAGAATTGGTGCAAATTTCTTTAATGTTGAAGAACAAATCAAAAATCGTTTGAAAGGTAACCCAGTTCCACTTCAAATTCCAATCGGTGCTGAAGATAATTTCAAAGGTGTAATTGATCTTATTACCATGAAAGCTTTGGTATGGGAAGATGAAAATAAACCAACTGATTATGTAGAAAAAGAAATTCCAGCTGAACTTAAAGAAAAGGCTGAAGAATATCGCACAAAAATGATAGAAGCAGTTTCTGAAACAAGCGATGAATTAATGGAAAAATACCTAGGTGGTGAAGAGCTTACTCAAGAAGAAATCAAAGCAGGTATTAAAGCAGGATGTTTAAGTCTTTCTATGGTCCCTATGCTTTGTGGTACAGCTTTTAAAAATAAAGGTGTTCAGCCATTACTTGATGCTGTTGTTGCTTATTTACCAGCTCCTGATGAAGTTGCTAATATTAAAGGTGAATATGAAGACGGTACAGAAGTTTCTGTAAAATCAACTGATGATGGTGAGTTTGCAGGCCTAGCATTTAAAATTATGACTGACCCTTTTGTTGGGCAATTAACTTTCGTTCGTGTGTATAGAGGAAGTTTAGAAAGCGGTTCTTATGCATACAACTCAACAAAAGATAAAAAAGAAAGAATCGGTCGTCTTTTGAAAATGCACTCTAATAAAAGAGAAGAAATTAAAACTTTATATGCAGGAGAAATTGGAGCGGTTGTTGGTCTTAAAGACACACTAACCGGTGATACTTTGGCAAGTGAAAAAGATAAAGTTATTCTAGAGAGAATGGATTTTCCAGATCCTGTTATTTCAGTTGCTGTTGAGCCTAAAACAAAAGCAGATCAAGAAAAAATGTCTATTGCTTTAAATAAATTAGCTCAAGAAGATCCAAGCTTTAGAGTTTCAACAGATGAAGAAAGTGGTCAAACTATCATTTCAGGTATGGGCGAGCTTCACTTGGAAATTATCGTTGATAGAATGCTTCGTGAATTTAAAGTTGAAGCCGAAGTAGGTCAACCTCAAGTTGCTTACCGTGAAACTATTAGAAAAACAGTTGAACAAGAATACAAATACGCTAAACAATCAGGTGGTCGTGGACAATATGGTCATGTATTCTTAAGACTTGAGCCACTTGAACCAGGTAGTGGATATGAATTTGTAAATGATATCAAAGGTGGGGTAATTCCAAAAGAATATATTCCAGCAGTTGATAAAGGTGTTCAAGAGGCATTACAAAATGGTGTTTTAGCGGGATATCCTGTTGAAGATGTTAAAGTAACTGTTTATGATGGAAGTTACCACGAAGTGGATTCTTCTGAAATGGCATTTAAACTTGCAGCTTCTATGGGCTTTAAAGAAGGTGCTAGAAAAGCAGGTGCTGTAATCTTAGAACCTATGATGAAAGTTGAAGTTGAAACTCCAGAAGAATACATGGGTGATGTTATTGGCGATTTAAATAAACGCCGTGGCCAAGTAAATTCAATGGATGAAAGAGGTGGTAATAAAATTATTACAGCATTTTGTCCTTTGGCCGAGATGTTTGGTTACTCAACCGATCTTAGAAGTCAAACTCAAGGCCGTGCTACTTATTCTATGGAATTTGATCACTATGATGAAGTTCCAAAAAATGTTTCTGAAGAAATTATCAAAAAAAGAAATGGTTAA
- the rpsG gene encoding 30S ribosomal protein S7, producing MRRRKAPVREVLPDPIYGNKVITKFINSLMYDGKKSTATTIMYGALEAIDKKGGEKKGIEIFNDAIENIKPLLEVKSRRVGGATYQVPVEVRPARQQALAIRWIISFARKRSERTMIEKLAAELLDAANSKGASFKKKEDTYKMAEANKAFAHYRW from the coding sequence ATGAGAAGAAGAAAAGCTCCGGTAAGAGAAGTCTTGCCAGATCCGATTTATGGAAACAAAGTAATCACAAAATTCATTAATTCTTTAATGTATGATGGTAAAAAAAGCACAGCTACGACTATTATGTATGGTGCTTTAGAAGCTATCGATAAAAAAGGTGGAGAAAAAAAAGGTATAGAAATTTTTAATGATGCTATTGAAAATATTAAGCCTTTATTAGAAGTTAAATCTCGTCGTGTTGGTGGTGCTACTTATCAAGTGCCAGTAGAAGTACGCCCAGCTAGACAACAAGCTTTAGCTATAAGATGGATTATTTCTTTTGCTAGAAAAAGAAGCGAAAGAACTATGATAGAAAAATTAGCAGCAGAATTATTAGATGCAGCTAATAGCAAAGGTGCTTCATTCAAGAAGAAAGAAGATACTTATAAAATGGCAGAAGCTAATAAAGCATTTGCTCATTATCGCTGGTAA
- the rpsL gene encoding 30S ribosomal protein S12 → MPTINQLVRKERKKVLEKSKSPALKNCPQRRGVCTRVYTTTPKKPNSALRKVAKVRLTSGFEVISYIGGEGHNLQEHSIVLVRGGRVKDLPGVKYHIVRGALDTAGVAKRTVSRSKYGAKRPKAAAK, encoded by the coding sequence GTGCCTACCATAAATCAATTGGTTAGAAAAGAGCGCAAAAAAGTTTTAGAGAAATCTAAATCTCCAGCGCTTAAAAATTGTCCACAAAGAAGGGGAGTTTGCACTAGGGTTTATACAACAACCCCTAAAAAACCAAACTCAGCGTTAAGAAAAGTTGCCAAAGTAAGACTTACAAGTGGCTTTGAAGTTATTAGTTATATCGGTGGTGAAGGTCATAACCTACAAGAACACAGCATTGTTTTAGTGCGTGGTGGTAGGGTAAAAGACTTACCAGGTGTTAAGTATCACATTGTTCGCGGTGCCTTAGATACTGCAGGTGTTGCAAAAAGAACCGTTTCTCGTTCTAAATATGGTGCGAAACGCCCTAAAGCAGCAGCTAAGTAA
- a CDS encoding CatA-like O-acetyltransferase → MKIIDLKTYSRKEYFEFYTKFPCSFELNVKLDISKFYSFVKNQKYSFYGSFIYFLSKNVNLISEFKLYLEDDKLICFDIIHPSYTAFCEKSKTFCVLWTEFNEDFQNFLHNFEQDKQLIKENTMFVKENIKNSFNISAIPWINFENFSLHLPKKENYFFPILTSGKIIKEKNQCFIPLSINVNHASTDAYHVSLFLENLQKDLNCF, encoded by the coding sequence TTGAAGATTATAGATTTAAAAACTTACTCAAGAAAAGAGTATTTTGAATTTTATACTAAATTTCCCTGCTCTTTTGAATTAAATGTTAAATTAGATATTAGTAAATTTTATTCTTTTGTTAAAAATCAAAAATATTCTTTTTATGGTAGTTTTATCTATTTTTTAAGTAAAAATGTTAATTTAATATCTGAATTTAAATTATACTTAGAGGATGATAAATTAATTTGTTTTGATATTATCCATCCAAGTTATACTGCTTTTTGTGAAAAATCAAAGACTTTTTGTGTTTTATGGACTGAATTTAATGAAGATTTTCAAAACTTTTTACATAATTTCGAGCAAGATAAACAACTCATTAAAGAAAACACTATGTTTGTAAAAGAGAATATTAAAAATTCTTTTAATATTTCAGCAATCCCTTGGATAAATTTTGAGAATTTCTCTTTACATTTACCTAAAAAAGAAAATTATTTTTTTCCTATTCTTACAAGTGGGAAAATTATCAAGGAAAAAAATCAATGTTTTATTCCACTAAGTATTAATGTAAATCACGCAAGCACCGATGCTTATCATGTGAGTTTGTTTTTAGAAAATTTGCAAAAAGATTTAAATTGTTTTTAG